A stretch of DNA from Acinetobacter sp. C26M:
AAAGGCTTTTAAATCTTTTGAATATTCAACGCGAATACGCTGCTGCTTCGCCACATATTGTTTGAGATAAAGACTTGCACGATATTTTTCTTCGCCATAGATGGCATATAAATTGTTTAGTGTTGCCAAGACGTATTCAGCACCCAATTGCATCATCCATTGATACGGCCCTTTAGGATAGTTCACTCCATATTTCATGGCATTATCAATATCTTCCATACTCGCAACACCATGCAGACTTGCTTCACAGGCTTCATTAATCAGCAGAACAATAGTACGTAAGGTTAACAGTGCTGGATGATCGCTGATCCAAAGTATCTTGATCTGGGATTGGGCAAAGAAATCCTCAACAGTTGCAAGATCATCCGCTTGGCAAAGATGGTTATGGCTAAGAACCACCGCCTGAGCATGTTCAAAATGATGATGCCAATCCATCAATACCGTTTTACGATTTGGATAATCGATATTGGCAGATTCTCCCTGACTTAGACGTAAATCAACATCATCAATTTGGATGATATTTTCACTACTTGCTAAAGCATGGCTTAAGCCCATACGTTCTAATAAATACGGACATTGAGCCCATGTACCTTTGACTTGAACATCAGCATGAAAAGAAGACGCAGTAATAAGCTGAGGCTGAAAAATCGCATACTGATTTTTTTCATCGTAGCGATAAAAGCCTTGCTTTGATTTGCGTCCCCATGTACCAGCATCAACCAATTCTTTCTGAATCAGACTTGGACGATAACGCGGTTCATAAAAGAAGGCTTCATAAACACTCTGTGTGACTGAGAAATTAACATCATGCCCAATTAAATCGGTTAACTCGCACGGTCCCATCGCAAAACCACCGCACTGCTTTAAGGCATAGTCGAGTAGATCATAGGTTGTGACCTGTTCTTGCAAGGCACGAAATGCTTCAGCATAAAACGGACGGGCAATACGATTGACAATAAATCCTGGCGTTGACTTGGTTAACACAGGAATTTTGTTCCAAGCCAGCATTAGATTTCTTAAGGACTGACATAAAACTTCCGTTGTTTTTAAACCCTGTACAATTTCGACCAGCTTCATCACAGGTGCAGGATTAAAAAAATGCAGTCCAACCACACGTTCAGGGTGTGGAACAGCAGACGCAATTGCTGTCACTGAAATAGATGAGGTATTGGTGGCTAAAATAGTTTGGTCATTACAAATCGTCGCCAACTGCTTAAACAAAGCTTGTTTCACTTCCAGCTTTTCAACCACCGCCTCTATCACCAAATCAACACCTGCCAATGCTTCAATTTGATCCGCAATAGTCAAACGTGAGAGTGCTTGCTGAGCCTGCTCAGGTGTTAGCTTGCCTTTTTCTGTCAACTTGGCGAAGGTCTGATGCAATCCATCAATCGCCTGTTTGGTCTTTTCACGATCGAGATCGTAGAGAACAGTTGAATGACCATTGACCATCGCCAACTGAGCAATACCGATTCCCATTGTTCCGGAGCCAATCACGGCAATTTTGGCATGAGACAAATCTAGATTCATCATGCTTAACGTCCCTGAAAATCAGGCTCACGCTTATTCATGAAAGCTTGCACCCCTTCACGATAATCTTCTGAGCGTCCTGCGATACGTTGTAAATCTCGCTCCAAGAACATCTGTTCATCAAAGCTGTTATTACTGGATTGGTGGATGGCTTTTTTAATCAGTGACAGGCCAAAGGTCGGCTGTTTGGCTAAACGTTCTGCCAGTTCAGTGACTTTTGATTTCAGCTCTGCATCTTCGGCAACATCCCAAATCATGCCCCATTCTTTTGCAGTTTCCGCAGGAAGTTTATCTCCTAACAAAGCCAACCCCATTGCACGGGCTTGCCCTACCGCACGCGGCAGAAACCATGTTCCGCCTGAATCTGGAACCAAACCTAAACGACAAAATGCCTGTACAAAATTGGCAGATTTCGCTGCGACAACCAAATCACAAGCCAAAGCGATATTTGCACCTGCACCTGCCGCAACACCATTTACCGCACAGATCACAGGCTTGGGCATATTGACAATCATTTTAATCAGCGGGTTATAGTAGGTTTCAATCGAGTAACCTAAATCAGGGGCAGCGGCATTTGGATCAACCACGCGATCACCTAGATCTTGTCCTGCACAGAAACCACGGCCTTCACCACTAATCACCACACAACGAATATCTTGGTTTTTACTCCAAAAGCTCAAGACCTCAGCGACTTCACGGTGCATATCCACGTTAAAACTATTCAGTGCTTTTGGTCGATTAAAGGTTAAATAACCAACAGCATTTTTTTCTTCCACGATAATATTGTTATAGTCCATCACTCACCTCTAAACACTGGTTTTCTTTTTTCAAAAAATGCATTAATGCCTTCATTCCGATCTTTAGTTGCCGCCAACCAGACAAAGTTTTGCCGTTCGGATTTCAATCCCTGACTTAATGTAATTTCGTGAATACTTTTAATCGATTGTTTAATTACCCGAATCGCCAAGGGCGCTTGCTTGGCAATTTTGCTTGCCAGTTGCATGGCATATTCCACCGTGAGTGCTGTTGGTACCACTTCGCTACAGATACCATGCTGCTGTGCTTGTTTGGCGGAGATCATTTCCCCTGTCATCGCCCAACGCATAGTCAATTGTTGCCCAACCAAACGCGCCAAACGCTGTGTGCCACCAGCGCCCGGTAACATACCCAAACCAATTTCAGGCAATGCAAATTTTGCATTTTCACCACACAGTACAATATCTGTATGTAAAACCAGTTCAAATCCCGCGCCCAAGGCATAGCCATTCACAGCTGCAATAATTGGTTTACTGAACGCATCGATCTTCTGCCATAGCTTTGGACGGATATCGAGTTGTAAAGCTACAGTATCCATTTCTGCTAACTCAGCAAGATCTGCACCTGCTGCGAAACAATATTGATTGCCTGTTAGAACAATGGCTTTGACTCGGGCATTGTGTTCTGCCTGTTCAAGCAATTCGCATAAATATTGCAAAGTTGCATTATTTAAAGCATTCCGTTTTTCAGCACGATTGAGGGTTAATAACATCACACCATCAATTGTTATTTCGGCTTTGATTAGCTCTTGCATAGCCACCTCTATTCATCAAAGCTCAAACGGACATTTGAGCTTTTAGGTAAGGTTTGACAGCTCAGCACATAACCTTTTTCGACTTCATCATCTTCAAGACTGTAGTTCAAGAACATATCAACATCACCAGAGAGCACCTTGCAGCGACAGGTCGCACACACGCCGCCTTTACATGCATAAGGTAAATCTGCACCTGCACGTAATGCAGCATCTAAAATGCTTTCATCGTCTTGAGACACTGACACGATCAGTTCACGACCATCCAGTACAATATTGACTTGTTCTTCCTTACGATTTACATCGGCATCGACTGCCCGTTTACGGACATGACCGGTATTAAAACGTTCAGTATGAATCTTGTCTTTGCTTAAACCATAGGTCGGTAACAGGCTTTCGACTGTGTCCATCATTTCATCTGGACCACATGCAAAAACATGGTCAAAATTACTTTCTAACACCTCATGCTCAAATAATTGCTTGAGCTTGTTTTCATCGATACGGCCATTCAGCAGCTCGCTGTCATTGAATTCACGGGAAAAAATATTGATCAACTGAAACCGTTCTTTAAATTGATCTTTCAAATCCATAATTTGCTCAGCAAACATGGTTTGTTTCCATGAACGATTACCATAGAGCAAGGTAAAATTCGATGTCGATTGCTCAAACAAAATCTGTTTAATAATCGACAAAATTGGAGTAATCCCGCTGCCCGCAGCAATACCTAAATAAGCTTGCCCACCTGTTCTGGCAGCCTTCTGAAAAAACACGCCTTGTGGTGGCATCACATCAAGAACATCGCCAACTTTTAAAAAATCATTGGCCCAATTTGAGAATTGACCTTGATCCATCTTTTTCACCGCGATACTGATATCTTCTTTCGGTGCATAACTACAGATTGAGTAGCAACGACGAATCTCACCAGCCTCAGTTAAATGACGAATCGTTAAATGCTGACCTGGCTGAAATTTAAATTGTTGTTGTTGCTCAGATACAAGATCAAAGGAAATACAAATGGCCTGATCTGTCTGAGGCGTAATACTTTTTACTTTTAAGGGAATAAATTGGCTCATGGCTGATTTCCTTATCTAACACTTTAAATACATTTAAAATAATCAAAGGGCTCAAGACAGTCCTGACATTTGTACAAGGCCTTACACGCGGTCGAACTAAACTCCGTGAGCAGCTTGGTATTTAGACTTTTACACCGCGGACACACCACACCATCTTTTAAATGAACGTGTGTCCCACATTGATGAGCTAAACCCTCTGGTGGCGCGATACCATAGTCTTGTAACTTCTTCTTGCCTATTTCAGACATCCAGTCAGTTGTCCATGCTTCAGATAAATCAACGATCACCTTCGCAGGGATAAGGTCTTCTGTGGCCAACGCCTCGACAATCTGCACTTTTAATAAATCCGTTGCAGGACAGCCGCTATAGGTTGGTGTTAATCGAACAATAATTTCTTGCTGATCATTCAGTTCCACCCCACGAATCATGCCCAAATCCACTACAGATAAAGCAGGAATCTCAGGATCACTCACCGTTTGCAGAACATCCCAACACTGATCGATACAATGACGAATCATTTGCATGGTTCAACTCCTTGTCTTACCAAGTCATTTCAGGATAAGTGCGTTGAATGGCTTGCATTTCAGCCAGCAAATATCCTAAATGTTCCGTATGTAGACCTTGTTTGGCACCACGGCGATAAGCACCATTTGCAGGAACTGTCAGCTCAAATCGTTCTAATTCTTCAGCAATTGTCTTGTCCCATTGTGCTTTTTCATTGGATAAGTCACTGATTAAACCCTGCTCAACCAGTACATATTCTTCAGCCGTCAATTCAAACAACTCTGCACTAAAACGCCACAAGCTATCTAATGCGACCTGTACACGTTGATGTGCTTCTGCTGTACTTAAACTCAGACGCTCCATCCAACTGGTTGAAAAGCGAATATGGTATTTCACTTCTTTCAATGATTTCATTGCCAACGCGGCAATCTCAGCTACGGCGCTTTTGCTTAAAGACGTCATTAATAACAAGTGATAATGATCCATTAGCCATTGGCGTACGATGGTTTGAGCAAAATCACCGTTTGGCTGTTCACATAACAATAAATTGAGAAATTCACGTTCTGAACGGAAGTAAGCCAACTGATCTTCATCTCGCTGTGCTGCTTCATATTGCCCAGCTAAAGTTAAAAAGTTTCTGGATTGCCCAAGTAGATCCAGACCAATATTCGCCAAGGCAATATCAATCTCAAGCTCTGGGGCATGACCACACCATTCCGCTAAACGTTGTGCCAATACCAACTGGCTATCGCCAATATGTAATAAGAACTTAGATAAAATAGGATTATTCATTTCCATACTCCCTTACATATGCTCGATGCCATCAGGAATATGATAGAACGTAGGATGACGATAAACTTTGTCTAGCGCTGGTTCGAAAAACTCAGCTTTTTCATCTGGCTGTGATGACTTAATCAATTCAGAACGAACCACCCAAATACTGATTCCCTCATTACGACGGGTGTACACATCGCGTGCATGTTGCAAAGCAATTTCATCATCAGATGCTCTTAAACTACCGACATGACGATGACTAAGACCTTGTTTGCTACGGATAAATACTTCGTAAAGCGACCAGTTATTTTTATCTTCCATTTTGATGTCCTCAATTTTGTCCATAAATTTTGCTTAGGCGACTTGCGTTAGGGCTTGTTGCTTTTTAGCGTAGATAACAGCTGCATCTCGAACCCATTTACCGTTTTCCCAAGCTTTGCGTCGTGCTTCTATACGCTCGTGGTTACATGGCCCTCGACCAGCAATCACTTCATTAAATTCGTGCCAGTTGATTTCACCGTGGATATAACGTCCCGCTTCTTCATCCCACTTCAAATCAGGATCTGGAACTTCTAAACCAAGCTGCAAAATTTGAGGAACCGTGTTGTCGACAAACTTTTGACGTAAATCATCGTTACTGAATCGCTTAACTTTCCAAGCCATACTTTGCGCACTGTTTGGAGAATGTTCATCACTCGGCCCAAACATCATCAGTGCTGGCCACCAAAAACGATTTACAGCGTCTTGTGCCATTTGTTTTTGTTCAGGTGTTCCAGCGGCTAGTACCATCATGGCTTCAAAACCTTGACGTTGATGAAAGCTTTCTTCTTTACAGATACGCACCATGGCACGTGCATATGGGCCATAAGAGGTACGGCACAACGCCACCTGATTCACAATCGCTGCACCATCGACCAACCAGCCAATCGCAGCAACATCGGCCCACGTCACCGTCGGATAATTGAAAATTGATGAATATTTCATTTTTCCATCAATCAGTTTTTCCATCATCTCATCACGGTCAGCACCTAATGTCTCTGCAGCACTGTAAAGGTAAAGACCATGCCCTGCTTCATCTTGAACTTTTGCGAGTAGAACCGCTTTACGCTTTAAAGTCGGTGCACGCGTAATCCAATTTCCCTCAGGTAACATGCCAACAATTTCAGAATGACCGTGTTGCCCAATTTGGCGAATCAACGTTTTACGGTAAGCATCTGGCATTTCATCTTTTGCTTCTATCGTGATGTCATTGGCAATATTGTGTTCAAATTTCTGATACTTATTTTCCATGTGTCAATTTCCGTTAGGTCTTAGCCTTAAATCTATTTTTCGATACATTAAAAATAAAGTCAACAATATTTTATGTATCATATAATAACAAGATTGAAATTTAGCATTAAGAAATTGTTTTAATTAAATATATTTAACAAATAAAAATTAAAATGATCTCTTTCTTATAAATTTAAGTTGACATTTTTCTTAATCAGCGTGAAATTATGAATCATATTTTTAGTATTTCAAAAATTGATGTATCAGATAAAAATGGAGTTTACTCATGCTTGATCAAGCACTATTAGAAGGAACATCTAAATCAGCAGCAGAACAACAGCCTGTATCAAAAGTGGTTCAGCTTGGATCTTTTGTATATGGAACGTGGCATTCAAGCCATGAAGATGCACGTACTGTTGTTCACGCCATTAGCAATGAGCCGATCTATACTGTCAGCAGTCATGGCATAGACATGCAACAGGTTGTTGAATATGCCAAACAGAATGGTACAGCACTGGCAAACTGGACCTTCCATCAACGTGCCAATGCTTTAAAGCAAATTGCACAGCATTTACTTGAGCATAAAGAAGATTTTTATCAGCTTGCCTATGCGACAGGCGCAACGCGTAAAGATGCCTGGATTGATATTGAAGGTGGAATTCAGACCTTATTTGCCTACTCAAGTCTGGTACGCAGAGAGCTGAATGATGAAAAAATTATTACGGAAGACAGTTGGATTCAACTCTCAAAAAATGGCACTTTTGGTGCCAAACATATTTTAAGCCCGAAAGCGGGTGTGGCAGTTCATATCAATGCATTTAACTTCCCCATTTGGGGGATGTTAGAAAAAATTGCCCCGACGCTATTGGCTGGCGTGCCGTGTATTGTTAAACCTGCAACTGACGGTGCTCAACTCACCCAAGCAGTTGTTAAAGCGATTGAAAATACGCAACTTCTACCGAAAGGATCACTACAATTAATCTGCGGACAAATTGATGATCTTTTTGATTATCTTGGCCCGCAAGATTGTGTAACCTTCACAGGGTCAGCTTATACAGGCCAAAAGCTACGCAACCACCCACACCTCAACAAATATTCAATTCCTTTTAGTATGGAAGCTGATTCTGTCAATAGTGCCATCCTAAGCCCTGAAGCGGATGAAACCACGGTTGATCTGTTTGTACGTGAAGTTTTCCGAGAAATGACCACCAAAGCAGGACAAAAATGTACTGCCATCCGCCGAGCTTTTGTGCCACAAGCACAACTTGAGCAAGTACAGCAAAAGCTGATTGCCAAACTGGAAAAAGTGATTGTAGGCGATCCACAGAAACAAGACACCACCATGGGAGCACTAGCCAGCCCTAAACAAAAGCTGGATGTTGCAAACAAAGTTACAGAACTAGCTAAAGATGCAAAAATTGTTTTTGGTGGTACAACAAATCTTAAATTTAATGCAGATACCCCTGAAAAAGGCGCATTCTTTCCACCAACACTTCTTCTCTGTGAACAACCCTTGCAAGCCACACATGTACACACCACCGAAGCCTTTGGTCCAGTGTGTACGCTTATGCCATATCAATCCATTGATGAACTTGCCGATCTAGTGGCACGTGGTGAAGGTAGTCTGGTTGCCTCCGTAGTTAAAAATACTCATGAAAACATTGAGCAGATTATTCAGAAAATAGCACCTTGGCATGGTCGAGTTCATATTCTGGATGAAGAGTCTGCTAAAGAAAGTACAGGTCATGGCTCGCCACTGCCTCATTTGGTGCACGGCGGTCCTGGTCGTGCTGGTGGTGGTGAAGAGCTTGGAGGAATTAGAGCGGTAAAACACTATATGCAACGGACTGCGATCCAAGGTTCACCAAATAGTTTGACTCAAATTACCCACTCATGGACAGCAGGCTCTGACATCCAGCAAGACCGCGTACATCCTTTTAAAAAGGATTTTGATGAATTGGTCATTGGTGAGCGTTTACTGACAGCGCGTCGTACAGTTACCGAAGCAGATATTGTCAATTTTGCCTGCTTAAGTGGTGATTATTTCTATGCACATACTGACAAAATTGCAGCAGCAGATTCATTCTTTGGTGAACGTGTCGCGCATGGCTATTTTATCGTATCAGCGGCAGCAGGATTATTTGTCGATGCCGCACAAGGCCCCGTGGTTGCCAACTATGGCATGGACAATTTACGTTTTGTTGAGCCCGTAAAAATTGGTGATTCGATCCGTGTTGAACTGACCTGCAAGCAAAAAACACCAAAACCACAAAAAGACTTATCACAACCTGCACATGGCGTGGTGGTATGGGATATCAAAGTCAAAAACCAGCGTGACGAATTGGTTGCCACCTATGATATTTTAACACTGGTTGCTCGTGCAATTTAATAGATCAGCGTTGATGGATACGTGATCGTCTCCATCAACCAATCAAAATCTAGTACCTATCAATCAGGAAATCCAATGAGCGCATATATTATTTTGATTCGTAAAGAACTAAAAAATAAAGATGAGATGAAAACCTATACATCCTTAGCACGCAAAGCCAGCCAAGGTTTTTCAGCTGAGCCGATTGTGTTTTATGGTCAGTCGATTGCTTTGGAAAATATTGAAAGCGACGGCGTTGCCATCATTAAATTTAGCAGCATGCAGGAAGCTCAAAATTGGTATCACAGTGATGCCTACCAAGAAGCAAAAAAACACCGAGATCTTGCAGGCGAATATATGGTGATTTTGACGGAAGGTTTAGATTAATCGTGTTGGTAAATAAATTACAGATTCAGAAGACTGAATGACAAAGCGATTCTAACGAAGCTAAGCCTCTGTCATTTTGGTCAATTTTTTTTTATTCTATTTTTTATTGTTTTTTTTAAAATATTAAAAAACAGATAGATAAAACAATAAAATTACTAAAACTACCCTTTATCTTTATCAATTATCGACGTCAAAGAAGACATAGTTTTTTTCATTGGAGCATGTCAGCATAATTTTACAACCATCCTCCAGGATAAAACCATGTCGAATATGATGAATAAAGCTCAAGGATTTGGGCTATCTTTGATCACAAAAATCGCGGGAAGCGAAGTACTTGATCAACTCAAATTAAGAAAATTTGTAGAGAAATCATTATATCAAGGTTCAAAAACGGGCTTTAAGGTACTTACAAAAACACAAAAAGCATTTAAGCCTCAAGCGATAGATAAACAACGCCTCCCAAATCAGGTCAATAAAAATCTGTTTGATCTCAGTCTGACTGAAGAACAGCAAATGACCGTTGACGCGATGTCACAATTTGCGGAAGAAGTTTTATATGCTTTGGCGCATGATGCAGATCATCATGCTCAGTTTCCAGACCAATTATGGCAGCACCTAGTCGATTTAGGCTTGAATTACTATGCTTTACCAGAAGCTTTAGGTGGTGTTGCGGCTGAACAAAATATTGTTAGTAATATTCTGATTGCTGAAAGTCTGGCCAAGGGAGATTTTAGTTTAACCGCCGGCCTACTCAGCAGTTTCAGTGTCATCAACGCGATTACGCGTTGGGGTTCAACCCAAGTCCAATCTATGTATTTACCTGTGTTTGCAGAAGATACCGATGTCACTGCAAGCTTTGCCTTTCAAGAAGCTACCCCTGCCTTCAATCCATTCCAGTTAAAAACCACAGCAACCGAAACTAATGGACAATTCTATATCACAGGTGAAAAAACCTTGGTGGTTCTAGGTGATACTGCGGATGTATTCCTTGTGAGTGCAGAGTTTAATGGTCAGCCTGATATATTCGTGGTGCAATCCAATGAAAGCATCTCCATTAAAGCCAACCCTGCAATGGGATTAAAAGCAGCAGAAACAGCAACACTGCAGTTCAATCAGACTCCTGCCTTACGTTTAGGTGACTCAGACTTCGATTACACTGCATTTGTTGATCTTGGCAATCTGATGTGGTGTGCCATGGCTGTTGGGACCTGTGAGGCAATTAAAACGTACTGTATCAAATATGCCAATGAACGTACTGCCTTTGGTGAACCGATCTCTCATCGTCAAAGTGTTGCCTTTATGATTGCCGATATGGCGATTGAAATCGATGCTATGCGTATGTTGGTACTCAATGCAGCAAGCTTGGCAGAAGTCGGCAAACCGTTCCACCGTGAAGCTTATTTAGCCCGCTTACTCTGTGCAGAAAAATCAATGAAAATCGGTACAGATGGTGTACAGATCTTAGGTGGCCATGGCTTTACCAAAGAACATCCTGTTGAGCGCTGGTACCGTGATGTACGTGCAACTGCCGTTTTACACTCAGGCTTACATGCTTAATTGACGATCCTTGGAGAATACAATGAACTTACAAAGTCCTAAAAAATTCAAAATGATGGTCGATCAAGCACATGAAGTTGCATTGAATGTGCTCCGCCCAATCTCACGCAAATATGATAAAGCTGAACACGCCTACCCTAAAGAACTCGACATGCTTGCATCATTAATTGATGGTATGAATGAAGGTGGTGAAGGTATTAATGCTGGTGCAGCAGTGGGCAAACGAGGCGAAACGGAATCTGGCAATAAGAATGGCAACAATATGTCAACCGCACTGGGTGTGATTGAAATGTGCTATGGCGATACAGGCCTATTATTGAGTATGCCCCGCCAAGGTCTTGGAAATTCTGCTATTGCCGCTGTCGCCAACGATGAGCAGTTAGAACGCTTCAAGGGTACTTGGGCAGCCATGGCAATTACTGAGCCTGGTTGTGGTTCTGACTCTGCGGCAATTCGTACCACTGCGACCAAAGATGGCGACGAATACATCCTCAACGGTGAGAAAATCTTTGTCACTTCAGGTGAGCGTGCAGACTCTGTGGTGGTTTGGGCAACTCTGGATAAAAAACTAGGCCGTGCTGCGATCAAATCTTTTGTTGTGCCAAAAGGCACAGCAGGAATGAAAGTTGAACGACTTGAGCATAAACTGGGGATTAAAGCCTCAGATACTGCCGTGATTAGCTTTATCGACTGTCGCGTTCCTGCTGCTAATTTATTGGGTAATGCAGAAATCGATGTTGCCAAAGGCTTTGCTGGCGTGATGGAAACTTTTGATAATACCCGCCCACTGGTTGCAGCAATGGCGATCGGTTGTGCCAAAGCCTCTTTGGAGCGTATCAAAGAAATCTTTAAAGATCAGCTTGATGCAGACTACAAAACACCATATTTACAGACATCAAACCTTGCTGCACAGATTTACCGCATGGAAGCTGAATGGGAAGCGGCCCGCTTGTTAACAATCAAAGCCACGTGGATGGCGGACAATAAAAAGCCAAACTCTAAAGAAGCATCAATTGCTAAGGCAAAAGCGGGTCGAGTATGCAATGAGATCACACTGAAATGTGTCGAACTTGCTGCAAGTGTTGGTTATGCTGAGGATGAGTTATTAGAAAAATGGGCACGTGATTCAAAAATCTTGGATATTTTTGAAGGGACACAGCAAATTCAGCAATTGATTATTGCGCGTCGTGAACTCGGTAAATCATCAAGCGAATTGAAGTAAAAAATTAATTCGAAAAATAAAAAGGACGTTGCAATAACGTCCTTTTTACTACCAAACCAGCACTTATCGCATAGTCACAAATTCTTCCGCAGAAGTTGGATGGATTGCAACAGTATTATCAAAGTCTTTCTTGGTTGCTCCCATTTTTAAAGCAACGGCAAAGCCTTGTAAAATCTCATCCATACCGAAGCCGATGCCGTGAATACCAACAATTTTTTCATTATCGCCTACACAGACCAATTTCATTTTGGTCGGTTGACGATGTTGAGTAATCGCACTGTACATCGCGGTAAATGATGAGTTATACACTTTTACCGCCTCCTGACCATATTGCTCAATGGCTTCCTGCTCAGTAATCCCCACCGTTCCGATTGGAGGATGGCTAAACACCACGGTTGGAATATTGTCATAATCCAAATGCTCTTCTGGTTTATGATTAAATAATCGTTCGGACAATCTGCGCCCAGCAGCCACCGCGACAGGTGTAAGTTCCATTTTTCCAGTAATATCACCTACCGCATAAACGCCCATTTGGGATGTATTCTGAAATTTATCGACTTGAATATAGCCTCGTTCGTCGAGCTGGACATTGGCTTTCTCCAGATTTAAATTCGCAGTATTTG
This window harbors:
- the paaZ gene encoding phenylacetic acid degradation bifunctional protein PaaZ, yielding MLDQALLEGTSKSAAEQQPVSKVVQLGSFVYGTWHSSHEDARTVVHAISNEPIYTVSSHGIDMQQVVEYAKQNGTALANWTFHQRANALKQIAQHLLEHKEDFYQLAYATGATRKDAWIDIEGGIQTLFAYSSLVRRELNDEKIITEDSWIQLSKNGTFGAKHILSPKAGVAVHINAFNFPIWGMLEKIAPTLLAGVPCIVKPATDGAQLTQAVVKAIENTQLLPKGSLQLICGQIDDLFDYLGPQDCVTFTGSAYTGQKLRNHPHLNKYSIPFSMEADSVNSAILSPEADETTVDLFVREVFREMTTKAGQKCTAIRRAFVPQAQLEQVQQKLIAKLEKVIVGDPQKQDTTMGALASPKQKLDVANKVTELAKDAKIVFGGTTNLKFNADTPEKGAFFPPTLLLCEQPLQATHVHTTEAFGPVCTLMPYQSIDELADLVARGEGSLVASVVKNTHENIEQIIQKIAPWHGRVHILDEESAKESTGHGSPLPHLVHGGPGRAGGGEELGGIRAVKHYMQRTAIQGSPNSLTQITHSWTAGSDIQQDRVHPFKKDFDELVIGERLLTARRTVTEADIVNFACLSGDYFYAHTDKIAAADSFFGERVAHGYFIVSAAAGLFVDAAQGPVVANYGMDNLRFVEPVKIGDSIRVELTCKQKTPKPQKDLSQPAHGVVVWDIKVKNQRDELVATYDILTLVARAI
- a CDS encoding DUF1330 domain-containing protein, which produces MSAYIILIRKELKNKDEMKTYTSLARKASQGFSAEPIVFYGQSIALENIESDGVAIIKFSSMQEAQNWYHSDAYQEAKKHRDLAGEYMVILTEGLD
- a CDS encoding acyl-CoA dehydrogenase family protein; translated protein: MMNKAQGFGLSLITKIAGSEVLDQLKLRKFVEKSLYQGSKTGFKVLTKTQKAFKPQAIDKQRLPNQVNKNLFDLSLTEEQQMTVDAMSQFAEEVLYALAHDADHHAQFPDQLWQHLVDLGLNYYALPEALGGVAAEQNIVSNILIAESLAKGDFSLTAGLLSSFSVINAITRWGSTQVQSMYLPVFAEDTDVTASFAFQEATPAFNPFQLKTTATETNGQFYITGEKTLVVLGDTADVFLVSAEFNGQPDIFVVQSNESISIKANPAMGLKAAETATLQFNQTPALRLGDSDFDYTAFVDLGNLMWCAMAVGTCEAIKTYCIKYANERTAFGEPISHRQSVAFMIADMAIEIDAMRMLVLNAASLAEVGKPFHREAYLARLLCAEKSMKIGTDGVQILGGHGFTKEHPVERWYRDVRATAVLHSGLHA
- a CDS encoding acyl-CoA dehydrogenase family protein, coding for MNLQSPKKFKMMVDQAHEVALNVLRPISRKYDKAEHAYPKELDMLASLIDGMNEGGEGINAGAAVGKRGETESGNKNGNNMSTALGVIEMCYGDTGLLLSMPRQGLGNSAIAAVANDEQLERFKGTWAAMAITEPGCGSDSAAIRTTATKDGDEYILNGEKIFVTSGERADSVVVWATLDKKLGRAAIKSFVVPKGTAGMKVERLEHKLGIKASDTAVISFIDCRVPAANLLGNAEIDVAKGFAGVMETFDNTRPLVAAMAIGCAKASLERIKEIFKDQLDADYKTPYLQTSNLAAQIYRMEAEWEAARLLTIKATWMADNKKPNSKEASIAKAKAGRVCNEITLKCVELAASVGYAEDELLEKWARDSKILDIFEGTQQIQQLIIARRELGKSSSELK